A window of the Haloarcula litorea genome harbors these coding sequences:
- a CDS encoding helix-turn-helix transcriptional regulator, protein MFRGASVVVAALLVCSLASGPAVGDAATGSLQTPDRFDSTTFQVTVYENGSARWAIVHETPLTNESQRENFEAYASEFERNRTDLYASFVRNAGALTRFGTNATDREMNATDFRRSASVRARPGGSIGQVRMSFRWTNFARVDGDRVVVADVFEGGFYVGPDQALVVERGPGLAFAQVLPQPDSQSNPDALAGSESVTWNGERSFVDQRPYVELRPRSAVETQSGGDGEAGQQSDGTSAEPTPGESGDGSAWPLMAAALLIALGVVAAAAWRSSGAPSLSGLLGSDDGATAATDGTAEPASEAGAEQATDEPAVPDEELLSDSDRVLSLLEENGGRMKQVDIVERTDWSKSKVSMLLSDMEDDGEISKLRVGRENIISIAGEEPDAAGSPFDEE, encoded by the coding sequence ATGTTCCGCGGGGCGTCCGTCGTCGTCGCCGCTCTACTGGTCTGTAGCCTCGCGAGCGGGCCAGCGGTCGGCGACGCGGCGACGGGCAGCCTCCAGACGCCGGACCGGTTCGACTCGACGACGTTTCAGGTGACCGTCTACGAGAACGGGTCGGCCCGGTGGGCCATCGTCCACGAGACGCCGCTGACCAACGAGAGCCAGCGTGAGAACTTCGAGGCGTACGCCAGCGAGTTCGAGCGGAACCGGACGGACCTGTACGCGAGCTTCGTGCGCAACGCCGGCGCGCTCACCAGGTTCGGGACCAACGCGACGGACCGGGAGATGAACGCGACTGACTTCCGGCGGTCGGCGTCGGTCCGTGCGCGGCCCGGTGGGAGTATCGGACAGGTACGGATGTCGTTCCGCTGGACGAACTTCGCACGCGTCGACGGCGACAGGGTCGTCGTCGCCGACGTGTTCGAGGGCGGGTTCTACGTCGGTCCCGACCAGGCGCTCGTCGTCGAGCGCGGCCCCGGCCTCGCGTTCGCACAGGTGTTGCCGCAGCCGGACTCACAGAGCAACCCCGACGCCCTGGCCGGCAGCGAGAGCGTGACCTGGAACGGGGAGCGATCGTTCGTGGACCAGCGGCCATACGTCGAACTCCGGCCCCGGTCGGCGGTCGAGACGCAGTCGGGAGGTGACGGGGAGGCCGGCCAGCAGAGCGACGGGACGAGCGCCGAGCCGACCCCCGGGGAGTCCGGCGACGGCTCGGCGTGGCCGCTGATGGCCGCCGCGCTGCTGATCGCGCTCGGCGTCGTCGCCGCCGCGGCCTGGCGCTCCAGCGGTGCGCCGTCGCTGTCCGGGTTACTCGGGAGCGACGACGGGGCAACGGCGGCCACGGACGGGACTGCCGAGCCGGCCTCGGAGGCCGGAGCCGAGCAGGCGACCGACGAGCCCGCGGTCCCCGACGAAGAGCTGCTGAGCGACAGCGACCGCGTGCTGTCGCTGCTCGAAGAGAACGGGGGACGGATGAAACAGGTCGACATCGTCGAGCGCACCGACTGGTCGAAGTCCAAGGTCAGTATGCTCCTGTCGGACATGGAGGACGACGGCGAGATCAGCAAGCTGCGAGTCGGCCGCGAGAACATCATCAGCATCGCCGGCGAGGAGCCGGACGCCGCCGGCTCGCCCTTCGACGAGGAGTGA